From a single Brassica napus cultivar Da-Ae chromosome C9, Da-Ae, whole genome shotgun sequence genomic region:
- the LOC106434489 gene encoding uncharacterized protein LOC106434489 yields the protein MAFRIASQLLSTGKQIGGSRRFATTVADGTKQTYNKFSVTGEFAPVAIIGGFVALAVAMAGHSLKQQLMHAPGVSTRKNRRAAVAEVDDPDNCVSSADKYINKSWLRKVGQIQDKSSAILSDPTRPNPFTTPRNAETLKSVGVAPKGI from the exons ATGGCTTTCAGAATCGCC AGCCAATTGCTCTCGACCGGCAAACAAATTGGTGGCTCTCGTCGCTTCGCGACCACAGTCGCCGATGGTACCAAACAAACATATAATAA GTTTTCAGTAACGGGAGAGTTTGCACCAGTGGCTATAATAGGAGGTTTTGTTGCTCTAGCGGTTGCTATGGCCGGACATAGCCTCAAGCAGCAGCTAATGCATGCTCCAGGGGTCAGTACAAGGAAGAACAGAAGAGCTGCTGTCGCGGAAGTCGATGATCCGGACAATTGTGTTTCCTCCGCCGACAAATATATCAACAAGTCTTGGCTACGGAAAGTAGGTCAGATTCAAGATAAGTCTAGTGCCATCTTATCTGATCCCACCAGACCTAACCCATTCACCAC GCCTCGAAATGCAGAGACATTGAAATCCGTTGGTGTGGCTCCAAAGGGAATCTGA
- the LOC106434477 gene encoding F-box protein PP2-A11-like, translating into MGSGFSLFTNGSSSSSSRERDLLTPGLGDLPESCVASILENLDPVEICRFSKLNRAFHSASWADFVWESKLPQEYRLILEKIIGGFPEKLRKRDIYNFLSRVNSFDHGTKKAWVDKRTSDLCLYISAKGLSITGIDDRRYWNQIPSDESRFGSVAYLQQIWWFQVDGEIDFPFPAGTYSVFFRLHLGKPGKRFGWKVCNTEQIHGWNIKPARFQIWTEDGQHSSSQCMLTGSGSWNHYHAGDFVVGKSKSSSTKLKFSMTQIDCTHTKGGLCVDSVIVYPSSCKDRLRRV; encoded by the exons ATGGGTTCTGGGTTCTCTCTCTTCACCAAcggttcatcttcttcctcctctcgtGAGAGAGATCTGTTAACGCCTGGTTTGGGCGATTTGCCTGAAAGTTGTGTGGCGTCGATCCTCGAGAACTTGGATCCGGTCGAGATCTGCAGATTCTCAAAGCTAAACAGAGCTTTCCACAGCGCTTCTTGGGCTGATTTCGTCTGGGAATCGAAGCTTCCTCAAGAGTACAGATTGATTCTCGAGAAAATCATCGGCGGTTTCCCGGAAAAGCTGCGGAAAAGAGACATCTACAACTTTCTCTCTCGTGTTAATTCCTTCGACCATGGCACAAAG AAAGCTTGGGTGGATAAACGAACCAGTGACCTCTGTTTATACATATCCGCCAAGGGATTGTCGATCACCGGAATCGATGATCGGAGATACTGGAATCAAATTCCGTCTGATGAGTCTCG ATTTGGTTCGGTGGCTTATCTTCAGCAAATCTGGTGGTTTCAAGTTGATGGAGAAATCGATTTCCCGTTCCCAGCTGGAACCTACAGCGTCTTCTTCAGGCTTCACCTAGGCAAACCGGGAAAGCGGTTTGGTTGGAAGGTCTGCAACACTGAGCAGATTCATGGTTGGAACATTAAACCGGCTCGGTTTCAAATTTGGACTGAAGATGGTCAACACTCTTCGTCTCAATGCATGTTAACCGGATCTGGAAGCTGGAATCACTACCATGCTGGAGACTTTGTGGTCGGGAAATCGAAAAGCTCGTCGACGAAGCTTAAGTTCTCTATGACGCAGATCGATTGTACACATACCAAAGGAGGGTTGTGTGTAGATTCTGTAATTGTGTATCCGAGCTCGTGTAAGGACCGGTTGAGGCGGGTTTAA